In Streptomyces sp. P9-A4, the genomic window CATGTCTCACAGCATCAATCTCGCAGTCATTCCCGGCGACGGCATCGGCCAGGAGGTCGTGGCCGAGGGCCTCAAGGTCCTCGCGGCCGCCCTTCCCCAGGACGTGAAGCTGGAGACCGAGGAGTACGACTTCGGCGCCAAGCGCTACCACGCCACCGGTGAGACCCTCACCGACGCCGACCTCGCATCCCTCAAGAAGCACGACGCCATCCTGCTGGGCGCCATCGGCGACCCCTCGGTGCCCTCCGGCGTCCTGGAGCGCGGCTTCCTGCTGAAGCTCCGCTTCGCCTTCGACCACCATGTGAACCTCCGTCCCTCGAAGCTGCTCCCCGGCGTCGCGACCCCGCTCGCCGGGCAGCCCGAGATCGACTTCGTCGTGGTCCGCGAGGGCACCGAGGGCCCGTACACCGGGAACGGCGGCACCATCCGCAAGGGCACCCCGCACGAGGTCGCCACCGAGGTCTCGGTCAACACCGCCTTCGGTGTCGAGCGCGTCGTCCGGGACGCCTTCGCCCGCGCCCAGGCCCGCCCGCGCAAGAAGCTCACGCTGGTCCACAAGAACAACGTGCTGACCTTCGCCGGCCACCTGTGGACGGACATCTTCCACAAGGTCGCGGCCGAGTTCCCCGAGGTCACCACCGACTACCTGCACGTCGACGCCGCGACGATCTTCCTCGTCACCGACCCGGCCCGCTTCGACGTGATCGTCACCGACAACCTCTTCGGCGACATCATCACCGACCTCGCCGCGGCCGTCTCCGGCGGCATCGGCGTCGCCGCCTCGGGCAACATCAACCCGAGCGGCGAGTTCCCGTCCATGTTCGAGCCGGTCCACGGCTCCGCGCCGGACATCGCGGGCCAGGGCAAGGCCGACCCCACGGCCACCGTCCTCTCCGTCGCCCTCCTGCTGCGCCACCTCGGCCACGAGGCCGAGGCCGCCCGCGTCGAGGAGGCGGTCGCCGCCGACCTCACCGAGCGCGGCACCGCCGTCCGTACGACGGCCGAGATCGGCGACGCGCTCGCCGCGCGAGTAGCGAGCTGACCCGCGTCAGCTGACATTCCACAGCAGCCGCCGGGTCGCACCTGCGCCCGGCGGCTGTACCTGTGCGGCCGGGGGGTGCCACCATCGAACCCTGGACCGCGTTCACCCGTTTCGTGCACCGGCCCCCGCGAGCGATAATCGGACGTGGGGCCGCGGCATACGGGCATGCTCGGACGTCCACGCAGCCATCGGCAGGGGCCGGTGAGCCACCCGTGAGCGCGGTCCTACACACACAACCGGTGAAGGACACGCACTCATGACGACGCCCACGATCGAGCTCAAGCCCTCCTCCAGCCCGCTGTCCGACGCGGAGCGCGAGGCGATCCTGGCCAACCCCGGATTCGGCCGCCACTTCACCGACCACATGGTCACCATCCGGTGGACCGAGGGCCGCGGCTGGCACGACGGCCAGCTGGTGCCGTACGGCCCGCTGCACCTGGACCCGGCGACGAACGTCCTGCACTACGCGCAGGAGATCTTCGAGGGCCTCAAGGCCTACCGCCGCCCCGACGGCTCGGTCGCCAGCTTCCGCCCCGACGCCAACGCGCGCCGCTTCCAGGCCTCCGCCCACCGGCTGGCCATGCCGGAGCTGCCCGTCGAGACCTTCGTCGAGGCCTGTGACCGGCTCGTCCAGCAGGACAAGGCATGGGTTCCGGCGCACGGCGGCGAGGCCTCGCTCTACCTGCGTCCGTTCATGATCGCGACCGAGGTCGGTCTTGGCGTCCGCCCGGCCAACGAGTACCTCTTCGTCGTCATCGCCTCCCCGGCCGGCCCGTACTTCGCCGGCGGCGTGAAGCCCGTCTCCATCTGGCTCTCGGAGAACCGCGTCCGCGCCGTCCCCGGCGGCATGGGCGACGCCAAGACCGGCGGCAACTACGCGGCCTCCCTGCTCGCACAGGCCGAGGCGACCGCGCAGGGCTGCGACCAGGTCGCCTACCTCGACGCCGTGGAGCACAAGTGGGTCGAGGAACTCGGCGGCATGAACCTGTACTTCGTGTACGGGAACAAGCTGGTCACCCCCACCCTCACCGGTTCGCTGCTCGCCGGCATCACCCGTGACTCGCTGCTCAAGCTGGCGGCGGACCTCGGCCTGGAGCCGGAGGAGGGCCGCGTCTCCATCGACCAGTGGCAGGCCGACTCCGCGAACGGCACCCTGACCGAGGTCTTCGCCTGCGGCACCGCCGCCGTGATCACCCCGGTCGGCACGGTCAAGTCCGAGCGGGGCGAGTGGCAGCAGTCGGGCGGCGAGCCCGGCCCGGTCACGATGAAGCTGCGCGAGGCGCTGCTCGCCGTCCAGACCGGCAAGGCCGAGGACGTCCACGGCTGGATGCACGAGCTGGGCAAGTAGTCACTCGGTAGTCGCCAGGGCTTCCGGGGCCGTCACGGTCCCGGGAGCCCTGTTCGGCGTCAGGACGGCGTACAGCGCGCCGCCCACGATCCCGGAGAACACGAAGCCGCAGTCGATCCCGCCCGTGAGGGCGAGCAGCGGCCCCTCGTAGAGCGGCGTCGACACCCGATGAGGACTCCCCGCAGGGGCGGACGGGGCAGTTTTAGAGCGGCGCTCAATGTGACCTATGTCTGTCAGTGACGTCAATGCTTGGAAGCTGACCTCTCAAGATTTAGAGTGTCGCTCAAACATG contains:
- a CDS encoding branched-chain amino acid aminotransferase; this translates as MTTPTIELKPSSSPLSDAEREAILANPGFGRHFTDHMVTIRWTEGRGWHDGQLVPYGPLHLDPATNVLHYAQEIFEGLKAYRRPDGSVASFRPDANARRFQASAHRLAMPELPVETFVEACDRLVQQDKAWVPAHGGEASLYLRPFMIATEVGLGVRPANEYLFVVIASPAGPYFAGGVKPVSIWLSENRVRAVPGGMGDAKTGGNYAASLLAQAEATAQGCDQVAYLDAVEHKWVEELGGMNLYFVYGNKLVTPTLTGSLLAGITRDSLLKLAADLGLEPEEGRVSIDQWQADSANGTLTEVFACGTAAVITPVGTVKSERGEWQQSGGEPGPVTMKLREALLAVQTGKAEDVHGWMHELGK
- a CDS encoding 3-isopropylmalate dehydrogenase, with translation MSHSINLAVIPGDGIGQEVVAEGLKVLAAALPQDVKLETEEYDFGAKRYHATGETLTDADLASLKKHDAILLGAIGDPSVPSGVLERGFLLKLRFAFDHHVNLRPSKLLPGVATPLAGQPEIDFVVVREGTEGPYTGNGGTIRKGTPHEVATEVSVNTAFGVERVVRDAFARAQARPRKKLTLVHKNNVLTFAGHLWTDIFHKVAAEFPEVTTDYLHVDAATIFLVTDPARFDVIVTDNLFGDIITDLAAAVSGGIGVAASGNINPSGEFPSMFEPVHGSAPDIAGQGKADPTATVLSVALLLRHLGHEAEAARVEEAVAADLTERGTAVRTTAEIGDALAARVAS